The following coding sequences lie in one Tichowtungia aerotolerans genomic window:
- a CDS encoding L-fucose/L-arabinose isomerase family protein — MSKVVDIYIPLDERDSAIAEVWPVAKEQLKEIKAVIKACGWTPNVLNPTKPVASVAEGLKIIKKAKGSRFINFIAGWAYPDFTVSPMWQLPSDLPKLMLGSILPDFPGAVGLLAAQGGLSQVGVETSRIFVEDFSNHDEYKEALSTFLNKGSYQPELPKLIDVAVSEKDQQRARKAAASLKGSIYGAVGPRSMQMWNKISDADFLSIFGMARESFDGLRLAKMAEKVPLKKAKAAFKFLKDNGMEFKLGKNPKKALTEEMVLFQMKVYYALLELKERYGLTCMGVQDQLDWIEHYPATDLTLGILNNKLRPDGDGKTVVVATEADDGAALAMQTLKLLSGGKPAGFNDLRYWKDGLYWLVNSGALAPYFAKGSNKTLEGAWSERQTPMYFKAGGGTSSVVVRKPGVVTWARYSYRNHQLYLCAGRGVTDVPTEEQWKERTANCSPDWPQHYVRMCGKIEWYLHTNHPMTAFGDHLGSLKALAEELGIPFECYDHCTPDDLA; from the coding sequence ATGAGTAAAGTTGTTGATATCTATATCCCGCTGGATGAACGCGACAGCGCAATTGCCGAAGTCTGGCCCGTTGCAAAAGAACAGCTCAAAGAAATCAAGGCCGTGATCAAAGCCTGCGGCTGGACCCCGAATGTGCTGAACCCGACCAAACCGGTGGCCAGCGTCGCCGAAGGCCTGAAAATCATCAAAAAAGCCAAAGGCAGCCGTTTCATCAACTTCATCGCCGGCTGGGCTTATCCGGACTTTACGGTTTCTCCAATGTGGCAGCTGCCATCCGACCTTCCGAAACTGATGCTCGGCAGCATCCTTCCCGACTTCCCCGGAGCCGTCGGGCTGCTCGCCGCGCAGGGCGGCCTCTCTCAGGTCGGCGTGGAAACCAGCCGTATCTTTGTGGAGGATTTTTCCAACCACGATGAATACAAAGAAGCCTTAAGCACATTCCTGAACAAAGGGAGCTATCAGCCGGAACTTCCGAAACTGATTGATGTAGCGGTTTCCGAGAAAGACCAGCAGCGCGCCAGAAAGGCCGCCGCGTCATTGAAAGGATCCATCTACGGCGCGGTCGGCCCGCGCTCCATGCAGATGTGGAATAAAATTTCCGATGCAGACTTCCTGTCGATCTTCGGAATGGCTCGCGAAAGCTTCGACGGCCTGCGCCTCGCCAAAATGGCGGAGAAAGTGCCGCTGAAAAAAGCCAAAGCCGCCTTTAAATTCCTGAAAGATAACGGCATGGAATTCAAACTCGGAAAGAACCCGAAAAAAGCACTGACAGAAGAGATGGTTCTCTTTCAGATGAAAGTCTACTACGCGCTGCTGGAGCTCAAGGAACGCTACGGTCTCACCTGCATGGGCGTACAGGACCAGCTCGACTGGATTGAGCATTACCCGGCCACCGACCTGACGCTCGGAATTCTCAACAACAAACTGCGCCCGGACGGTGACGGAAAAACGGTCGTCGTTGCCACCGAAGCCGATGACGGTGCCGCGCTCGCCATGCAGACCCTGAAGCTGCTCAGCGGCGGCAAACCGGCCGGATTCAATGACCTGCGCTACTGGAAAGACGGACTCTACTGGCTCGTCAACTCCGGCGCACTGGCCCCTTATTTCGCCAAGGGAAGCAACAAGACTCTTGAAGGAGCGTGGTCCGAGCGCCAGACGCCGATGTACTTCAAGGCTGGCGGCGGAACCAGCTCCGTCGTCGTCCGCAAACCGGGCGTGGTGACCTGGGCGCGTTATTCCTACCGCAACCATCAGCTCTACCTTTGCGCAGGCCGCGGCGTCACCGACGTGCCGACCGAAGAACAGTGGAAAGAGAGAACCGCCAACTGCAGCCCCGACTGGCCGCAGCACTATGTGCGCATGTGCGGAAAAATCGAATGGTACCTGCACACCAACCATCCGATGACCGCCTTCGGCGACCATCTCGGATCGCTCAAAGCCCTGGCCGAGGAACTCGGCATTCCGTTCGAGTGCTACGACCACTGCACTCCGGACGATTTAGCCTAA